Proteins encoded in a region of the Candidatus Nitrosomarinus catalina genome:
- a CDS encoding DNA primase has product MLVLGQDEKAKYPFLADAGEYLKDKGFSLTQFGSDPVLKLSVEKALHRIKVAAAGEVYKSDLIDGQASKDYVLEREVFSFLLAIVLIKLTGMSTLVKRFALAEARRAENYLEKDLGNASNKSKIDLATRIIYDLFNIEIVKENDFFVIPVSDYLKHSVTFHEREWKLINRHVENGKVFLTPDKTVRLIRKELGNYISSKITNAPKPSMIPGLEKIVDELISISKKLTPTYTITTGEYPPCIKHAIDVLEKGENLPHSGRFMLATFLLSRGQTVQQIAPLFKNAPDYNPRVTLYQLNHLAGTSGSATTYACPSCEKLKTQDLCFITKECDNIINPSQFGKKRK; this is encoded by the coding sequence ATGCTAGTTCTTGGACAAGATGAAAAAGCAAAATATCCATTTCTAGCAGATGCGGGTGAATATTTGAAAGATAAGGGTTTTTCTTTAACTCAATTTGGTAGTGATCCAGTTTTAAAATTATCCGTTGAAAAAGCACTTCATAGAATTAAGGTTGCAGCAGCAGGTGAAGTGTATAAATCCGATTTAATTGATGGTCAGGCATCAAAAGACTATGTTCTTGAAAGAGAAGTCTTTTCTTTTCTTTTAGCAATAGTTTTAATCAAATTAACTGGAATGTCTACCCTTGTCAAAAGATTTGCTTTGGCTGAAGCTAGAAGAGCAGAAAATTATTTAGAAAAAGATTTAGGAAATGCATCTAATAAATCTAAAATTGATTTAGCAACTAGAATTATTTATGATTTATTTAATATTGAAATTGTAAAAGAAAATGATTTTTTTGTAATACCTGTATCTGATTACTTGAAGCATTCAGTTACTTTTCATGAGCGTGAATGGAAATTAATTAACAGACATGTTGAAAATGGAAAAGTATTCCTTACTCCTGATAAAACTGTTAGATTAATTCGAAAGGAATTGGGAAATTATATTAGTTCTAAAATTACTAATGCACCTAAACCATCTATGATTCCTGGACTAGAAAAAATTGTTGACGAATTAATTTCAATTTCTAAAAAACTCACACCAACTTATACAATTACTACCGGAGAATATCCCCCATGCATCAAACATGCAATTGACGTTCTTGAAAAAGGTGAAAATCTTCCACATTCTGGTAGATTTATGCTTGCAACTTTTCTTTTGTCAAGAGGACAAACAGTTCAACAAATTGCACCGCTATTCAAAAATGCACCTGATTACAATCCTAGAGTTACACTTTACCAACTTAATCATCTTGCTGGAACTTCTGGAAGTGCAACAACATATGCCTGCCCTTCATGTGAGAAATTAAAAACACAGGATCTATGCTTTATCACAAAAGAATGTGACAATATCATTAATCCTTCACAATTTGGAAAAAAGAGAAAATAA
- a CDS encoding DNA primase small subunit domain-containing protein, with protein MNEIDIKFLEDSFKKYYFNHLELIPVPERTSEREFGYQKFDSNFFNRHISLKDEKELHLLFMQNTPSDVYCSNAYYAFPNSPMNEKDWKEADLIFDIDAKDLNLPCRPNHTVSICNECNEVEKNSNQCLKCNSTKLEKKSLPCKICMDASKVEVQKLIEVLNNDLGIEKENIQIYFSGNEGFHVYVFNSQFQKLGSKERSELVDYIMFRGAIPETFGMKKFKPNRSLFPDFNQKGWSGRFSKQVFGSKSKRSKIISELLDNGYSSFQKTLDGVSEQIGVKIDPNVTMDIHRIFRLPGSINSKSGLTKLLCTDMTKFDPYSDACFLNDESVEVVVTCPIEFKLKNKKFGPFLNEKITIPTYAAAYLICKKLATIA; from the coding sequence ATGAATGAAATTGATATTAAATTTTTAGAAGATTCATTTAAAAAATATTATTTTAATCATTTAGAACTAATACCTGTTCCAGAACGTACATCTGAAAGAGAATTCGGATACCAAAAATTTGATTCTAATTTCTTTAATAGACACATTTCATTAAAAGATGAAAAAGAATTACATTTACTATTTATGCAAAATACTCCATCTGATGTTTATTGCTCAAATGCATACTATGCATTTCCAAATTCTCCTATGAATGAAAAAGATTGGAAAGAAGCTGATTTGATTTTTGATATTGATGCAAAAGATCTTAATTTACCCTGTAGACCAAACCATACTGTATCTATTTGTAATGAGTGTAATGAAGTTGAGAAAAATAGTAATCAATGTTTAAAATGTAATTCAACTAAATTAGAAAAAAAATCCTTACCATGTAAAATCTGTATGGATGCATCAAAAGTTGAAGTTCAAAAATTAATAGAAGTTTTAAATAATGATTTAGGAATTGAAAAAGAAAATATTCAAATTTATTTTTCAGGCAATGAAGGATTTCATGTTTATGTTTTTAATTCACAATTTCAAAAACTAGGTTCAAAAGAAAGATCTGAACTTGTTGATTACATTATGTTCCGTGGAGCAATTCCTGAAACATTTGGAATGAAAAAATTTAAACCAAATCGATCATTATTTCCTGATTTTAATCAAAAAGGATGGAGTGGAAGATTTTCAAAACAAGTTTTTGGTTCTAAATCAAAACGTTCAAAAATTATTTCAGAATTACTTGATAATGGTTACTCCTCATTCCAAAAAACACTTGATGGTGTTTCTGAACAAATTGGTGTAAAAATTGATCCTAATGTCACAATGGATATTCATAGAATTTTTAGATTGCCTGGTTCCATTAATAGTAAAAGTGGTTTAACTAAACTTCTCTGTACCGATATGACAAAATTTGATCCATACAGTGATGCATGCTTTCTTAATGATGAATCCGTTGAAGTCGTTGTAACGTGCCCAATAGAATTTAAGTTAAAAAATAAAAAATTTGGTCCATTTTTGAATGAAAAAATTACAATCCCAACTTATGCTGCAGCTTATTTAATTTGTAAAAAATTAGCAACAATTGCTTAA
- a CDS encoding UPF0182 family protein, with product MYSASTDKQTPPPDTGKFIRLVIIAIIGIVIFAMVGNQAVVLSMNFTEFGEQFTKPLYYTILSTLILSAIALIRVNISGRSSIFWYGINTAIGFIARGPQQSVSADIESFRDYKLTSPQFILWQITKILLFGAFFANIMFGFAAMSFIDGNTLGVENLPNLFSLPFVTPETNPNYASEEVVPMIPALVILIPPILAAIGLRLVLYVGIHRIIDVVTTYLKDSKEGKPRYLNYVSTIEGIFGIAVLWVGVNLFFTDQIDYNTRYVIGGTLAIGAALIAFSIIDRIRARVLTHMFKRDVIIRFATILLIGLIVGGTVAVNNSIADAKKIEFLGPYTAQQIGVNRYLGELNEVQENIHDVQLTSVSANNIKNYVTQNSDVLDVIRVWDWEAAFAKLKPEIGLIPYVDFEDNDILRFNNTLYWTASMKPILPTSVSLDNRWYNEHLVYTHVPEGFLTLEATDGQIVDSGEFFKQREIYYGEGGLFEQTWSGYPTGRGDTSAELGGVSYSGIGGLDVPPPLSWIFEPNFLLSFPGESVHIMRYKDVHDRMETLYPYFLYDLFGKELDSLPVTDGENSYWLIPLIIGFDTRDVPWSVGNPYLRLVGYALVDSYNGDIQLLKTGDDFFSDMFANQYSEQFQPMPAWLEEQIRYPVELFNWKTEMYNIYHVTNVETFIQANEFYEIPRGLDTYYVEAKPPGFEQTSFLGLLSLELKGSQGRNLAGYMVVENDLANLGNLQFYEIPLDSETKLIGPTAVREALDRDPEFAQLKTLLRNPRIGDNILYRVGDHDVYFIPVYTAGAGGVVAQLGTIAAVGAAFNGEYFVGLGDTQEEAFEQYLKKVSGVASTTTTADDDYVELLKSDRIDIIKSIFENNEIVIAEPTSIQIPLSFNEGELFFFTEDDRADTEEFLSKFIDDFVKPRSDRVFMWEEDTILNIGTVYVKDGLPEIHYVSIEVGN from the coding sequence TTGTATAGCGCCTCTACTGATAAGCAGACTCCACCACCTGATACTGGAAAATTCATCAGATTAGTCATAATTGCTATTATAGGAATTGTAATTTTTGCGATGGTTGGAAATCAAGCAGTAGTTTTATCAATGAATTTCACTGAATTTGGTGAACAATTCACAAAACCGCTATACTATACTATTCTTTCAACTTTAATTTTATCAGCAATTGCCCTTATTCGTGTAAATATTTCTGGCAGATCCTCAATTTTCTGGTATGGTATCAATACTGCAATTGGATTTATTGCTAGAGGCCCTCAACAATCTGTTTCAGCAGATATTGAAAGTTTTAGAGATTACAAATTAACATCTCCACAATTCATTCTTTGGCAAATTACTAAGATTCTCCTATTTGGTGCATTCTTTGCAAATATCATGTTTGGATTTGCAGCAATGTCATTTATCGATGGAAATACTTTGGGTGTCGAAAATTTGCCAAATTTATTCTCCTTACCATTTGTAACTCCTGAAACAAATCCAAACTATGCATCTGAAGAAGTAGTTCCAATGATTCCTGCATTAGTTATCTTAATTCCACCTATTCTTGCAGCAATTGGTTTACGTTTAGTTTTGTATGTTGGTATTCATAGAATTATTGATGTAGTTACAACTTATTTGAAAGACTCTAAAGAAGGAAAACCACGTTATCTGAATTATGTTTCTACAATAGAAGGAATTTTTGGAATTGCAGTTTTATGGGTAGGAGTTAATCTTTTCTTTACTGATCAAATTGACTATAATACAAGATATGTCATTGGTGGAACACTTGCTATTGGTGCAGCTTTAATTGCATTTTCAATTATTGATAGAATAAGAGCACGAGTATTAACTCATATGTTTAAGCGTGATGTAATTATTAGATTTGCAACAATTCTTCTAATTGGATTGATAGTTGGTGGTACTGTTGCAGTTAACAATAGTATTGCCGATGCTAAAAAAATTGAATTTTTAGGACCGTACACTGCTCAACAAATTGGTGTTAATAGATATCTAGGAGAACTAAATGAAGTACAAGAAAATATTCATGATGTTCAACTAACATCAGTTTCTGCAAATAATATTAAAAATTATGTTACACAAAATAGTGATGTATTAGATGTCATTCGAGTTTGGGATTGGGAAGCTGCATTTGCCAAATTAAAGCCTGAGATAGGATTAATTCCATATGTAGATTTTGAAGATAATGATATTCTTAGATTTAACAATACTTTGTATTGGACTGCTTCAATGAAACCAATTTTGCCAACTTCAGTTAGTCTTGATAATAGATGGTACAATGAACATCTTGTTTATACTCACGTTCCAGAAGGATTTTTGACTCTAGAAGCAACTGATGGTCAGATTGTTGATAGTGGTGAGTTTTTCAAACAAAGAGAAATTTACTATGGTGAAGGTGGTTTGTTTGAACAAACCTGGTCTGGTTATCCAACTGGAAGAGGAGATACAAGTGCAGAATTAGGTGGCGTATCTTATTCTGGAATCGGAGGTCTAGATGTTCCACCACCACTAAGTTGGATATTCGAACCAAACTTTTTGCTTTCATTCCCAGGTGAATCTGTTCACATTATGAGATACAAAGATGTACATGATAGAATGGAAACATTGTATCCATATTTCTTATATGATTTGTTTGGAAAAGAATTGGATTCATTACCTGTAACTGATGGTGAAAATTCCTATTGGCTAATTCCATTAATTATTGGATTTGATACACGTGATGTTCCTTGGTCTGTTGGTAATCCGTATTTACGTTTAGTAGGTTATGCACTAGTTGATTCGTATAACGGAGATATTCAATTATTGAAAACCGGAGATGATTTCTTTTCAGATATGTTTGCTAATCAATACTCTGAACAATTCCAACCAATGCCAGCTTGGTTAGAGGAACAAATCAGATATCCAGTTGAATTGTTTAATTGGAAAACAGAGATGTACAATATTTACCACGTAACTAATGTTGAAACATTCATCCAAGCAAATGAATTTTATGAAATTCCACGAGGACTTGACACATATTATGTTGAAGCAAAACCACCTGGATTTGAACAAACATCATTTTTGGGATTACTTTCATTGGAATTGAAAGGCTCACAAGGAAGAAATCTTGCAGGATATATGGTAGTTGAAAATGATCTTGCTAATTTAGGTAATTTACAATTTTATGAAATACCATTGGATTCTGAAACTAAATTAATTGGACCTACTGCAGTAAGAGAAGCTCTTGACAGAGATCCTGAATTTGCTCAATTAAAGACATTATTGAGGAATCCAAGAATTGGTGATAACATTTTGTATCGTGTAGGTGATCATGATGTGTACTTTATTCCTGTTTACACAGCTGGTGCTGGTGGTGTAGTTGCACAATTAGGTACAATTGCAGCTGTTGGTGCAGCATTCAATGGAGAATACTTTGTAGGACTGGGTGATACTCAAGAAGAAGCATTTGAACAATATTTGAAAAAGGTATCAGGTGTAGCATCAACTACAACGACTGCAGATGATGATTATGTTGAATTACTAAAATCAGACAGAATTGATATTATAAAATCTATATTTGAAAACAATGAAATTGTTATTGCTGAACCAACATCAATTCAAATTCCATTATCATTTAATGAAGGTGAATTGTTCTTCTTTACTGAAGATGATCGTGCTGATACAGAGGAATTCTTATCCAAATTCATAGATGACTTTGTAAAACCACGAAGTGATAGAGTATTCATGTGGGAAGAAGATACAATTTTGAACATTGGAACTGTGTATGTGAAAGATGGATTACCTGAGATACATTATGTATCAATTGAGGTTGGCAACTAA
- a CDS encoding glutamine amidotransferase-related protein: MLLVVDNGSIYTKQLTDFLTQKNFSFEKHTPDTLELNSLKKYESIILSGRRKNDKKINEINSKVIKYSIDNNKKLLGICYGAEILALTLGGTIRKTTSIQKGDEIIEILENNLTSKKSITVFESHSFEISKLPSMLIATGKSRNCKYEIIKHKEKSIFGTQFHPEMSVDGNNLIENFCSL; encoded by the coding sequence TTGCTTCTAGTTGTTGATAATGGTTCCATCTATACAAAACAACTAACAGATTTCTTAACCCAAAAAAATTTTTCCTTTGAAAAACATACTCCCGACACTTTAGAATTAAATTCATTAAAAAAATATGAATCAATAATTTTATCTGGAAGAAGAAAAAATGACAAAAAAATTAATGAAATAAATTCAAAAGTTATAAAATATTCAATTGATAATAATAAAAAATTACTTGGTATTTGTTATGGAGCTGAAATACTAGCTCTTACTTTAGGTGGTACTATTAGAAAAACAACTTCTATTCAAAAAGGTGATGAAATTATTGAAATTTTAGAAAATAATTTAACTTCAAAAAAATCAATCACAGTTTTTGAAAGTCATTCTTTTGAAATTTCTAAATTACCCTCAATGTTAATTGCAACTGGAAAATCAAGAAATTGTAAATATGAAATTATTAAACATAAGGAAAAATCAATTTTTGGAACTCAATTCCACCCTGAAATGAGTGTTGATGGCAATAATTTAATTGAAAATTTTTGCTCACTTTGA
- a CDS encoding tetratricopeptide repeat protein, protein MEEEDHQLLLPLVEDENICLPLPINVVSRYWNVELPMAEAIDSAKKYSDFNGSIIIEGIELAERHGLSCKIVHSSLNELKKIIDSGIPPIVILPGIPEITQHASVITGYNEDEKTILHYIQKGNQEGEQQEGAIPQEIFDREWSEEGKLMIIISPPDILSKITLENDSKNKSNRLCFDSEKQNILQNYSEALSSLKQSMELDPNNSTALHMYAAMLNQQKSPECVSFYEQSFKINSRSYLSFNGLGNFYLKTNEFEKAENFYSKAIEINPKRSAKIYKNRAYLREKLNKNSDAKEDLKSYLKYFPKAHDRGIIEQAIREI, encoded by the coding sequence ATGGAAGAAGAGGATCACCAATTACTCTTACCTTTAGTTGAAGATGAAAACATTTGTCTTCCTTTACCGATTAATGTTGTATCTAGATATTGGAATGTTGAATTACCTATGGCTGAGGCTATCGATTCTGCAAAGAAATATTCTGATTTTAATGGAAGTATAATTATTGAAGGGATCGAACTTGCAGAAAGACATGGGCTATCTTGCAAAATTGTTCATTCATCCTTAAATGAATTAAAAAAAATTATTGATTCAGGAATCCCGCCAATTGTAATTCTTCCTGGAATTCCTGAAATTACACAACACGCTTCAGTAATTACTGGTTATAATGAAGATGAAAAAACAATTTTACATTATATTCAAAAAGGTAACCAAGAAGGAGAACAACAAGAAGGTGCAATACCTCAAGAAATTTTTGATAGAGAATGGTCAGAAGAAGGAAAACTAATGATAATTATTTCACCTCCCGATATTTTATCAAAAATTACATTAGAAAATGATTCTAAGAATAAATCTAATCGTTTATGTTTTGATTCTGAAAAACAAAATATTTTACAAAATTATTCTGAAGCACTTTCGTCTTTAAAACAATCTATGGAACTTGATCCAAATAATTCAACTGCACTACATATGTATGCAGCAATGTTAAATCAACAAAAATCACCTGAATGTGTTTCATTTTATGAGCAAAGCTTCAAAATTAATTCCAGATCATATTTATCATTTAACGGATTAGGAAATTTTTACTTAAAAACAAATGAATTTGAAAAAGCAGAAAATTTTTACAGTAAAGCAATTGAAATTAATCCAAAAAGATCTGCAAAAATTTACAAAAATCGCGCTTATCTACGTGAAAAATTAAATAAAAATTCTGATGCTAAGGAAGATCTAAAGTCATATTTGAAATATTTTCCAAAAGCACATGACAGAGGAATAATAGAGCAGGCAATTAGAGAAATTTAA
- a CDS encoding zinc-domain-containing protein — MDAKCPECERVAILDDDVTSVKCPHCNFEADYDTYLEIMKDHAMNMASDYIPDRPGM, encoded by the coding sequence ATGGATGCAAAATGTCCTGAATGTGAACGAGTTGCGATTTTGGATGACGATGTTACTAGCGTAAAGTGTCCTCATTGTAATTTTGAAGCAGATTATGATACGTATCTTGAGATAATGAAAGATCACGCTATGAACATGGCATCAGATTATATTCCAGATCGACCTGGTATGTGA
- a CDS encoding S6e family ribosomal protein, whose translation MANFKLTISDIKGKSLSKELKDSDANPLLGLELGNETDAAVVGLSGKLKLTGGSDKSGVPMRDDVHGSARKRVLLSKGVGLQDAEHGDRVRKLIRGNIISEEIYQINCKFDGELPVETPAEEPAAETEDKKE comes from the coding sequence TTGGCAAACTTCAAGCTTACAATATCAGATATCAAAGGAAAGTCTCTATCTAAGGAACTAAAAGATAGTGATGCAAATCCATTATTGGGATTAGAATTAGGAAATGAAACAGATGCAGCAGTTGTTGGTCTTAGTGGAAAATTAAAACTAACTGGTGGTAGCGATAAATCTGGTGTTCCTATGAGAGATGATGTTCATGGTTCTGCAAGAAAACGTGTTTTACTTTCAAAAGGTGTTGGATTACAAGATGCAGAACATGGTGATCGAGTAAGAAAATTAATTCGTGGAAATATAATATCTGAAGAAATTTATCAAATAAATTGTAAATTTGATGGTGAATTACCAGTTGAGACACCTGCAGAAGAACCAGCTGCAGAAACTGAAGATAAGAAAGAATAA
- a CDS encoding translation initiation factor IF-2 subunit gamma: MHWRETLPDWYIKKYGYQPCVNIGTSGHVDHGKTSLIQALTGSWTSVHSQELKRGITIRVGYSDAAFYKCKKCEEPLGYSTTPKCNNCGDESELSRVVSFVDSPGHESLMANMLSGSALMDGALLLVAANEQVPKPQTKEHLLALQTLGIKQIVVLQNKVDLLSHDEVLANYKDITKFVKDTNAAKSPIIPISAQSGLNLDALIGLIESTIKTPERDEKADPVMHVLRSFDVNKPGIKLKDIKGGVIGGSLTQGIFNVGDEIEIKPGLMNEKKKSYEPILTKITSLGTAAGIVESVKPGGLVAIGTTLDPSMTRSDSFIGSVIGKPGTLPENSTKLKLSVNLFDSAVGTTEDIKVNPIQNGELLRLNIGTAPVLGKVTKVKSSNVEIELRRPACIFKDGHVAISRRIAERWRLIGAGIVG, encoded by the coding sequence ATGCATTGGCGAGAAACGCTTCCTGATTGGTACATCAAAAAATATGGTTATCAACCATGTGTGAATATAGGAACTTCTGGACATGTAGATCATGGAAAAACTAGTCTAATTCAAGCATTAACAGGCTCATGGACAAGTGTACATAGTCAAGAATTAAAACGTGGAATTACAATACGTGTTGGTTATTCTGATGCTGCTTTTTACAAATGTAAAAAATGTGAAGAACCCTTAGGATATTCCACAACTCCAAAATGTAATAATTGTGGAGATGAAAGTGAATTATCTCGAGTTGTAAGTTTTGTAGATAGTCCTGGACACGAAAGTTTGATGGCAAATATGCTTTCAGGTTCTGCATTAATGGATGGAGCATTATTGTTAGTTGCAGCAAATGAGCAAGTTCCAAAACCACAAACAAAAGAACATCTTTTAGCTCTTCAAACTCTTGGAATTAAACAAATAGTTGTACTTCAAAATAAAGTAGATTTACTTTCTCATGATGAAGTGTTAGCAAATTATAAAGACATTACAAAATTTGTCAAGGACACTAATGCTGCAAAATCCCCAATCATTCCAATTTCTGCTCAATCTGGTTTAAACCTTGATGCGTTAATCGGTTTAATTGAATCAACCATTAAAACACCTGAACGAGATGAAAAAGCTGATCCAGTAATGCATGTTTTACGTTCTTTTGATGTCAACAAACCTGGTATCAAATTGAAAGATATCAAAGGAGGTGTAATTGGTGGAAGTTTAACCCAAGGAATTTTTAATGTTGGTGATGAAATTGAAATTAAACCCGGTTTAATGAATGAAAAAAAGAAATCATATGAACCAATTCTTACCAAAATTACCTCATTAGGAACTGCGGCAGGAATTGTTGAATCAGTAAAACCTGGAGGTTTAGTTGCAATTGGTACAACATTAGATCCATCTATGACTAGAAGTGATTCATTTATTGGTTCAGTAATTGGAAAGCCTGGGACACTTCCTGAAAATTCTACAAAACTAAAACTAAGTGTAAATTTATTTGACTCAGCTGTTGGAACTACTGAAGATATCAAAGTTAATCCTATCCAAAATGGTGAATTACTTCGATTAAACATTGGAACTGCTCCAGTTTTAGGCAAAGTCACAAAAGTCAAATCATCTAATGTCGAAATTGAACTTAGACGCCCTGCTTGCATCTTTAAAGATGGACATGTTGCAATTAGTAGAAGAATTGCTGAAAGATGGAGATTGATTGGTGCAGGTATAGTTGGTTGA
- a CDS encoding PIN domain-containing protein, which translates to MVEVICDTNFLIHLATRRIKNIDNLDMEIGSISFIVPEVVKNELIKLQQIPEKSQEITQTLNFIKKLKIIQINGNYADEELIKYVKNNRSIIGTMDKALKNKIKKFDSSILSIHNDKIILES; encoded by the coding sequence TTGGTTGAAGTAATCTGTGATACCAATTTTTTAATTCATTTAGCCACTAGACGAATCAAAAATATTGATAATTTAGATATGGAAATAGGCTCAATTTCTTTTATTGTTCCCGAAGTTGTTAAAAATGAATTAATAAAATTACAACAAATTCCAGAAAAAAGTCAAGAAATTACTCAAACATTAAATTTTATTAAAAAATTAAAAATTATTCAAATAAATGGAAATTATGCAGATGAAGAGCTAATCAAGTATGTAAAAAATAATCGAAGTATAATTGGTACAATGGATAAAGCACTTAAGAATAAAATCAAAAAATTTGATAGTTCTATTTTATCAATTCATAATGATAAAATAATTCTTGAAAGTTAG
- a CDS encoding YbhB/YbcL family Raf kinase inhibitor-like protein, which produces MSEFTITSSDFNDGDEIPNKFGYKFENKEPKLDFKNIPDGTKSIGLIMDDPDAVAAVGKVWVHWLRYFEYPSKNLIVEGKTDFDEIGYGGPAPPNGRHTYIFKGYALDTILDLKKGYSKQELESLMQGHIIEEAKLTGTFAP; this is translated from the coding sequence ATGTCTGAATTCACTATTACTAGTTCTGATTTTAATGATGGAGATGAAATTCCGAATAAATTTGGGTACAAATTTGAAAATAAAGAGCCAAAATTAGATTTTAAAAATATACCAGATGGTACGAAAAGTATTGGATTAATCATGGATGATCCTGATGCAGTGGCTGCAGTTGGAAAAGTCTGGGTCCATTGGTTACGTTATTTTGAATATCCTTCAAAAAATCTAATTGTAGAAGGAAAAACTGATTTTGATGAAATTGGATATGGTGGACCAGCACCACCTAATGGAAGACATACTTACATTTTCAAAGGATATGCTCTTGATACAATATTAGATTTGAAAAAAGGTTATTCTAAACAAGAATTAGAAAGTTTGATGCAAGGTCATATTATTGAAGAAGCAAAATTAACTGGAACTTTTGCTCCATAA
- a CDS encoding RNA-protein complex protein Nop10: MRFQLRKCSKCSHYTLKNKCPKCGEDTKSVHPAKFSPDDKYMRYRLAERYS; encoded by the coding sequence ATGAGATTTCAATTACGAAAGTGCTCAAAATGTAGTCACTACACATTAAAAAATAAATGTCCAAAATGTGGTGAAGATACAAAATCAGTACATCCAGCTAAATTTTCACCAGATGATAAATACATGAGATATAGATTAGCAGAAAGATATTCTTAA
- a CDS encoding translation initiation factor IF-2 subunit alpha, with the protein MSTEIQEMPEQGEIILATVTKVMDHGAYVTLDEYDDIQGFLHISEIAPGWIRSVNRFVKDGEKKVLLVKKVKAGDIDLSLKQVSKDQKKQKLKEVKKFEKGKTLLQNVQDKAKLSDEEIEKIEDKIYTKFDSVYDAFMEIARNGIITIKELKLAKKTTTAIEDICSKIKLPSVEIRGIMEITNNKSDGVEIIKKTLLDVIKKDSTLDITYLGAPKYRISITSEDFKSAEKTLKPIIQEIQTNIEKKKGVFKFTREDSKKTREN; encoded by the coding sequence TTGTCCACAGAAATTCAAGAAATGCCAGAACAAGGCGAAATCATTCTAGCCACAGTTACTAAAGTGATGGATCATGGAGCATATGTCACATTAGACGAATATGATGATATTCAAGGATTTTTACATATTTCTGAAATTGCACCAGGATGGATTAGATCAGTCAATCGATTTGTAAAAGATGGAGAAAAGAAAGTTTTACTTGTAAAAAAAGTAAAAGCAGGAGATATCGATTTATCATTAAAACAAGTTTCCAAAGATCAAAAAAAGCAGAAATTAAAAGAAGTTAAAAAATTTGAAAAAGGAAAAACACTGTTACAAAATGTACAAGACAAGGCAAAACTATCAGATGAAGAAATTGAAAAAATCGAAGATAAAATTTATACAAAATTTGATTCAGTTTATGATGCATTTATGGAAATTGCAAGAAATGGAATTATTACAATTAAAGAATTAAAATTAGCAAAAAAGACTACAACTGCAATTGAGGACATCTGTTCAAAAATAAAATTACCATCAGTAGAAATTAGAGGAATAATGGAGATTACAAATAATAAATCAGACGGAGTTGAAATAATTAAAAAAACATTGTTAGATGTAATAAAAAAAGATTCAACATTAGATATTACATATTTAGGTGCACCAAAATACAGAATATCAATTACATCTGAAGATTTTAAATCAGCTGAAAAAACATTAAAACCAATAATTCAAGAAATTCAAACCAACATAGAAAAGAAAAAAGGTGTTTTCAAATTTACAAGAGAAGATTCTAAGAAAACAAGAGAAAATTAA